Proteins encoded by one window of Halosolutus amylolyticus:
- a CDS encoding ASCH domain-containing protein has product MSEIDPATLLPSDRMRKRARDGAVTQIHRGQQYAEEGDTFTIDDTTFEVREVTDRTLGDLTDEDAQAEGMDDLEAYRRLLERAHENFEWDDDSEVVMHRFEPQ; this is encoded by the coding sequence ATGAGCGAGATCGATCCCGCAACCCTGCTCCCGAGCGATCGGATGCGCAAGCGGGCCAGAGACGGCGCGGTCACGCAGATCCACCGCGGCCAGCAGTACGCCGAAGAAGGAGACACGTTCACGATCGACGACACGACGTTCGAGGTGCGCGAGGTGACCGATCGTACGCTGGGCGACCTGACCGACGAGGACGCGCAGGCCGAAGGAATGGACGATCTCGAGGCCTATCGACGACTGCTCGAGCGCGCCCACGAGAACTTCGAGTGGGACGACGACAGCGAAGTCGTCATGCACCGGTTCGAGCCGCAGTAG
- the ftsY gene encoding signal recognition particle-docking protein FtsY: MFDNLKDKLGSFRKDAEEAAEENVEEVEEDELDDEERAEAERGDGVEAAASAEAPDTTPGESAEAAEPRADLDAAATEAAGARTGPDAELDAQDGDTPGSSAATTAEPSPTSGGEPESTGAPDAEPEPEPEADPVESAADDAVDEDADGDEENNSTGFGRKAKSLVRGKFVIEEEDLEDPLHELELALLSSDVEMGVAEEILDNIRDELVGETRTFTTSTGDVVEEALRDAIYDVISVGQFDFDERIAIEDKPVTIVFTGVNGVGKTTSIAKLSRYFEERGYSTVMANGDTYRAGANEQIQEHADALGTKLISHEQGGDPAAVLYDAVEYAEANDVDVVLGDTAGRLHTDEGLMDQLEKIGRVVDPDMTLFVDEAVAGQDAVNRAREFNEAVEMDGAILTKADADSNGGAAISIAHVTGKPILFLGVGQGYDDLERFDPEEMADRLLEE, from the coding sequence ATGTTCGACAACCTGAAGGACAAGCTCGGGAGCTTCCGCAAAGACGCCGAAGAGGCCGCCGAAGAGAACGTCGAGGAGGTCGAGGAAGACGAACTCGACGACGAGGAACGCGCGGAGGCCGAGCGTGGCGACGGTGTGGAGGCGGCCGCGTCGGCGGAAGCCCCCGATACTACCCCTGGAGAGTCTGCGGAGGCGGCCGAACCACGGGCGGATCTCGACGCCGCGGCGACCGAAGCGGCGGGCGCACGGACCGGGCCGGACGCGGAACTGGATGCACAGGACGGCGACACTCCTGGGTCGTCAGCGGCGACGACGGCCGAACCGTCTCCGACGTCCGGCGGCGAACCGGAGTCCACGGGGGCGCCCGACGCCGAACCGGAACCGGAACCGGAGGCCGACCCCGTAGAGTCCGCAGCCGACGACGCCGTGGACGAGGACGCTGACGGGGATGAGGAGAACAACTCGACCGGCTTCGGCCGGAAGGCCAAGTCGCTCGTCCGCGGGAAGTTCGTCATCGAGGAGGAGGACCTCGAGGACCCGCTGCACGAACTCGAACTGGCGTTGCTCTCGAGCGACGTGGAGATGGGCGTCGCCGAGGAGATCCTCGACAACATCCGCGACGAACTGGTCGGGGAGACCCGCACGTTCACCACCTCGACCGGCGACGTGGTCGAGGAGGCCCTGCGTGACGCGATCTACGACGTGATCAGTGTCGGCCAGTTCGACTTCGACGAGCGCATCGCGATCGAGGACAAGCCCGTCACGATCGTCTTCACCGGCGTCAACGGCGTCGGGAAGACGACCTCGATCGCCAAGCTGAGCCGCTACTTCGAGGAGCGGGGCTACTCGACCGTGATGGCGAACGGCGACACCTACCGTGCCGGGGCCAACGAGCAGATCCAGGAACACGCCGACGCGCTGGGGACGAAGCTCATCAGCCACGAGCAGGGCGGCGATCCCGCTGCGGTGCTGTACGACGCCGTCGAGTACGCCGAGGCCAACGACGTCGACGTCGTCCTCGGCGATACGGCCGGTCGCCTCCACACTGACGAGGGGCTGATGGACCAGCTCGAGAAGATCGGCCGCGTCGTCGATCCCGACATGACGCTGTTCGTCGACGAAGCCGTCGCGGGCCAGGACGCCGTGAATCGGGCCCGCGAGTTCAACGAGGCCGTCGAGATGGACGGCGCGATCCTCACCAAGGCCGACGCCGACTCCAACGGCGGCGCAGCGATCTCGATCGCCCACGTCACCGGGAAGCCCATCCTCTTTCTCGGCGTCGGACAGGGGTACGACGACCTGGAGCGGTTCGATCCCGAGGAGATGGCCGATCGGCTGCTCGAGGAGTAA
- a CDS encoding tetratricopeptide repeat protein, whose product MTDREGDREHPFSEGEGFDDPYEEFDLDPPELGIDPSKVDPVDSRVVTDTLDEQNIDRGAVDAAELLDVGLNYMQINRFEQATDAFERAARFAEDDRVAQEAWVNKGVAHAELEEYDEAIGAHREALRIDDSSEHAATAETNLAYALWEFGETAQALEHAERAVEIDERFAEGWFNRAFFLSERGLAEEALHCIDNAVRLGMRNAQVLEEKARILEELGEYDEAEEIADEANEMRERAEQRVVEERQEMHGQGGQPGTMDDAEIEQVDRVQQDEDGEWRLE is encoded by the coding sequence ATGACTGACCGAGAGGGCGATCGCGAGCACCCGTTCTCCGAGGGCGAGGGATTCGACGATCCCTACGAGGAGTTCGACCTGGATCCGCCGGAACTGGGGATCGACCCCTCGAAGGTCGACCCCGTCGACTCGCGGGTGGTCACCGACACGCTCGACGAGCAGAACATCGACCGGGGGGCGGTCGACGCGGCCGAGTTGCTCGACGTCGGGTTGAACTACATGCAGATCAACCGCTTCGAGCAGGCCACCGATGCCTTCGAGCGGGCCGCCCGCTTCGCCGAGGACGATCGCGTCGCACAGGAGGCGTGGGTCAACAAGGGCGTCGCCCACGCCGAACTCGAGGAGTACGACGAGGCGATCGGGGCCCACCGCGAGGCGCTCCGGATCGACGATTCGAGCGAGCACGCCGCCACGGCGGAGACGAATCTCGCCTACGCGCTCTGGGAGTTCGGCGAAACCGCACAGGCCCTGGAGCACGCCGAGCGCGCCGTCGAGATCGACGAGCGGTTCGCCGAGGGCTGGTTCAACCGCGCGTTCTTCCTCTCCGAGCGCGGCCTGGCCGAGGAGGCGCTTCACTGCATCGACAACGCGGTTCGACTCGGGATGCGCAACGCGCAGGTCTTAGAGGAGAAAGCCCGCATCCTCGAGGAACTGGGCGAGTACGACGAAGCCGAGGAGATCGCCGACGAGGCCAACGAGATGCGCGAGCGGGCCGAACAGCGCGTCGTCGAGGAACGCCAGGAGATGCACGGCCAGGGCGGCCAGCCCGGCACGATGGACGACGCGGAGATCGAACAGGTCGATCGCGTCCAGCAGGACGAGGACGGCGAGTGGAGACTGGAGTAG
- the rpl18a gene encoding 50S ribosomal protein L18Ae produces the protein MSEFTVSGRFKNRDGFAEFETTIDAENENVAREHALSQLGSQHGLKRTEIELEEVAQR, from the coding sequence ATGAGTGAGTTTACGGTCAGTGGTCGGTTCAAGAACCGCGACGGATTCGCGGAGTTCGAGACGACGATCGACGCGGAGAACGAGAACGTTGCCCGCGAGCACGCCCTCTCCCAGCTCGGGAGCCAGCACGGGCTCAAACGTACCGAGATCGAACTCGAGGAGGTAGCCCAGCGATGA
- a CDS encoding 50S ribosomal protein L31e: protein MSASDFEERVVTVPLRDVKKGANHEAADLAMRLVREHLAKHFAVDEDAVRLDPSINETVWSQGRSNPPRKLRVRAARFDEEGEAVVEAEVAE from the coding sequence ATGAGTGCCAGTGATTTCGAGGAGCGCGTGGTAACGGTCCCGCTCCGAGACGTCAAGAAGGGGGCCAACCACGAGGCCGCCGACCTCGCGATGCGACTCGTCCGCGAACACCTCGCGAAACACTTCGCCGTCGACGAAGACGCCGTTCGACTCGACCCCTCGATCAACGAGACGGTCTGGTCGCAGGGCCGATCGAACCCGCCGCGAAAGCTCCGCGTCCGCGCGGCCCGCTTCGACGAAGAGGGCGAAGCCGTCGTCGAGGCCGAGGTCGCCGAGTAA
- a CDS encoding FAD-dependent oxidoreductase has product MSDTFVVVGGDAAGMAAASKAKRDDPDLDVVVFEKGEWVSYGACGLPYYVKGEIQSLDHLVSVTPEEFREERDVDLRTGHEVVAIDPDDRTVTAESDDGEVVQSYDHLLIATGAAATVPPIAGTDREGVYTLGSMSDGKELREYVARARGGESLQQPDRGPACQYLETCTGPVGIVGGGYIGIEMAEALAANGFEVHLFQRGDAVLTGFSDATSEAVADHLREQDVVLYLDAEVEELAGEDEIEAVVTADDRVPVDMALLGTGVRPRTALAEDAGIEIGETGAIATDAYRETSAPDVYAAGDCAESTHVVTGEPAYVPLALTANRHGRAVGQTVAGTPTEGGGIAGTAAVKAFDVEAARTGLVGPRAARTAGFDPVTETITAKSRAGYYPEGGTVTVTLTADRDSGRLLGASLVSEYGEGAVHRSHAIVGAITEGATVADLENYDLAYAPPFNTTWDPVLVAAKVLSGTLR; this is encoded by the coding sequence ATGTCCGATACCTTCGTGGTCGTCGGCGGCGACGCGGCCGGGATGGCCGCCGCGAGCAAGGCAAAGCGAGACGATCCCGACCTGGACGTCGTCGTCTTCGAGAAGGGCGAGTGGGTCTCCTACGGCGCGTGCGGCCTCCCCTACTACGTCAAGGGCGAGATCCAGTCGCTCGACCACCTCGTCTCGGTGACTCCCGAGGAGTTCCGCGAGGAGCGCGACGTCGACCTGCGGACGGGCCACGAGGTCGTCGCGATCGATCCCGACGACCGCACGGTCACGGCCGAGAGCGACGACGGCGAGGTCGTCCAGTCGTACGATCACCTGCTGATCGCGACCGGCGCGGCGGCGACGGTGCCGCCGATCGCGGGCACCGATCGCGAGGGCGTCTACACCCTCGGATCGATGAGCGACGGGAAGGAACTCCGGGAGTACGTCGCGCGAGCGCGGGGCGGCGAGTCGCTCCAGCAGCCCGATCGGGGGCCGGCCTGCCAGTACTTAGAGACCTGTACCGGTCCCGTGGGGATCGTCGGCGGGGGGTACATCGGAATCGAGATGGCGGAAGCGCTGGCCGCGAACGGGTTCGAGGTCCACCTCTTCCAGCGCGGCGACGCCGTCCTGACGGGGTTCAGCGACGCGACGAGCGAGGCGGTCGCCGACCACCTCCGCGAACAGGACGTCGTCCTGTACCTCGACGCCGAAGTGGAGGAACTGGCGGGCGAGGACGAGATCGAGGCCGTCGTCACCGCCGACGATCGGGTCCCGGTCGACATGGCCCTGCTCGGTACCGGCGTCCGACCCCGGACCGCTCTCGCCGAGGACGCCGGGATCGAGATCGGGGAGACGGGCGCGATCGCGACCGACGCCTACCGCGAGACCAGCGCGCCGGACGTCTACGCGGCGGGCGACTGCGCCGAGTCGACCCACGTCGTCACGGGCGAACCGGCGTACGTCCCGCTGGCGCTGACCGCGAACCGTCACGGGCGCGCGGTCGGCCAGACCGTCGCCGGAACGCCGACGGAAGGCGGCGGGATCGCCGGCACCGCGGCCGTCAAGGCGTTCGACGTCGAGGCGGCGAGAACTGGCCTCGTCGGTCCCCGGGCGGCCCGTACCGCCGGCTTCGATCCCGTCACCGAGACGATCACGGCGAAGTCCCGCGCGGGTTACTACCCCGAGGGCGGCACCGTCACCGTCACGCTCACCGCCGATCGGGACTCCGGCCGGCTTCTGGGGGCGAGCCTCGTCAGCGAGTACGGAGAAGGGGCGGTGCATCGGAGCCACGCGATCGTCGGCGCGATCACCGAGGGCGCGACCGTCGCCGACCTCGAGAACTACGATCTCGCGTACGCGCCGCCGTTCAACACGACGTGGGATCCCGTCCTCGTCGCCGCGAAAGTGCTCTCGGGGACGCTTCGATGA
- a CDS encoding aminotransferase class V-fold PLP-dependent enzyme, translating into MSHQELEPLDVGAIREEFPILKREFDGQQVVYLDNAATTQTPDPVVDAMSDYYRQSNANVHRGIHHLSQEASIAYEEAHDRVAEFINADGREEVIFTKNTTESENLLAYSWGLDELGPGDEIVLTEMEHHASLVTWQQIGKRTGAEVNYIRVDETGRLDMDHARELVTDDTAIVSAVHVSNTLGTVNPVSELTDLAHEHGALSFIDGAQAVPNRPVDVKEIDADFYAFSGHKMAGPTGIGVLYGKRDLLEELNPYLYGGGMIRKVTFEDSSWGELPWKFEPGTPPIAEAVGLHAAVDWLEDVGMDRIRAHEEELAAYAYDRLAAEDDVEIYGPEGGPDRGGLVSFNVDGVHAHDLTSILNDHTIAIRAGDHCTQPLHDKLGIAASARASFYVYNTREEVDKLIAALDDARQLFA; encoded by the coding sequence ATGAGTCACCAGGAACTCGAACCGCTCGACGTCGGGGCCATCCGCGAGGAGTTCCCCATTCTGAAGCGGGAGTTCGACGGCCAGCAGGTCGTCTACCTCGACAACGCGGCGACGACCCAGACGCCGGACCCGGTCGTCGACGCGATGAGCGACTACTACCGGCAGTCCAACGCGAACGTCCACCGCGGGATCCACCACCTCAGCCAGGAGGCCTCGATCGCCTACGAGGAGGCCCACGATCGCGTCGCGGAGTTCATCAACGCCGACGGTCGGGAGGAGGTCATCTTCACCAAGAACACGACCGAGAGCGAGAACCTGCTCGCCTACTCGTGGGGCCTGGACGAACTCGGTCCCGGCGACGAAATCGTCCTGACCGAGATGGAACACCACGCCTCGCTGGTCACGTGGCAACAGATCGGCAAGCGGACCGGGGCCGAGGTGAACTACATCCGGGTCGACGAGACCGGCCGACTGGACATGGACCACGCCCGCGAGTTGGTCACCGACGACACCGCGATCGTCTCGGCGGTCCACGTCTCGAACACGCTCGGCACCGTCAACCCCGTCTCGGAGCTGACCGACCTCGCCCACGAACACGGCGCGCTCTCGTTCATCGACGGCGCACAGGCCGTCCCGAACCGCCCGGTCGACGTGAAAGAAATCGACGCCGACTTCTACGCCTTCTCGGGCCACAAGATGGCCGGTCCAACCGGGATCGGGGTCCTCTACGGCAAACGGGACCTGCTCGAGGAGCTGAACCCCTACCTCTACGGCGGCGGCATGATCCGCAAGGTCACCTTCGAGGACTCCTCGTGGGGCGAGCTCCCGTGGAAGTTCGAACCCGGCACGCCGCCGATCGCGGAAGCCGTCGGCCTCCACGCCGCGGTCGACTGGCTCGAGGACGTCGGCATGGACCGCATCCGCGCCCACGAGGAGGAGCTGGCCGCCTACGCCTACGATCGGCTCGCGGCCGAAGACGACGTCGAGATCTACGGCCCCGAGGGCGGCCCCGATCGGGGCGGCCTCGTCAGCTTCAACGTCGACGGCGTCCACGCCCACGACCTGACCTCGATCCTGAACGACCACACGATCGCGATCCGGGCCGGCGACCACTGTACCCAGCCGCTGCACGACAAACTCGGTATCGCGGCCTCCGCTCGCGCATCCTTCTACGTCTACAACACCCGGGAGGAGGTCGACAAGTTGATCGCGGCGCTGGACGACGCGCGACAACTGTTCGCGTGA
- a CDS encoding CoA-transferase subunit beta gives MTGTESDADEAIDGTDERAADADCDYTSTELMVTTAARELEDGESVLVGVGVPNLACNLAKRTHAPNLRMVYESGTIDSDPTSLPLSIGDPVLATGAAGVVPMFEGFSKYLQGGQIDVGFLGGAQIDRHGNINSTVIGDYEDPAVRLPGSGGACEIASNAHRTLVITPHQERRFPAEVDFVTSPGYVDGREGREELGLRGGPEAIITDLAVMRFDEDGELYVETLHPGVSREEVRDATGWDVAFADDVGTTPTPTAEELRLIREKLDPDGVYLE, from the coding sequence ATGACGGGAACCGAATCCGACGCGGACGAGGCGATCGACGGAACCGACGAGCGAGCGGCCGACGCCGACTGCGACTACACGTCGACGGAACTGATGGTCACGACGGCGGCCCGGGAACTGGAGGACGGCGAGTCGGTGCTCGTCGGCGTGGGCGTGCCGAACCTCGCCTGTAACCTGGCGAAACGAACCCACGCGCCGAACCTGCGGATGGTCTACGAGTCGGGGACGATCGACTCGGACCCGACCTCGTTGCCGCTGTCGATCGGGGATCCAGTCCTCGCGACCGGCGCGGCCGGGGTCGTCCCGATGTTCGAGGGGTTCAGCAAGTACCTCCAGGGCGGCCAGATCGACGTCGGCTTCCTCGGCGGAGCCCAGATCGATCGCCACGGCAACATCAACTCGACGGTCATCGGCGACTACGAGGACCCGGCCGTTCGACTGCCGGGCAGCGGCGGGGCCTGCGAGATTGCCAGCAACGCTCACCGGACGCTGGTCATCACGCCCCACCAGGAGCGCCGATTCCCGGCTGAAGTCGACTTCGTCACCAGTCCCGGCTACGTCGACGGACGGGAGGGCCGCGAGGAACTCGGCCTCCGCGGCGGTCCAGAGGCGATCATCACGGACCTGGCGGTCATGCGCTTCGACGAGGACGGCGAACTGTACGTCGAGACGCTCCACCCGGGCGTCTCGCGCGAGGAGGTCCGGGACGCGACCGGCTGGGACGTCGCGTTCGCCGACGACGTCGGGACGACGCCGACGCCGACCGCCGAGGAACTCCGACTCATCCGCGAGAAACTCGATCCGGACGGCGTTTATCTCGAGTAG
- a CDS encoding translation initiation factor IF-6 gives MQRLAFAGSAYVGVFARATDSCVLVRPDLDDDVVADLTDELGVPAIETTVGGSSTVGALATGNENGLLVSSRVLETERDRLAEDVDVPVAELPGNINAAGNVVLANDYGAYVHPDLPREAIQIVTDTLEVPVERGDLAGVRTVGTAAVATNAGVLCHPKATDEELDVLEETLDVRADVGTVNYGAPLVGSGLIANENGYVVGEDTTGPELGRIEDALGYLD, from the coding sequence TTGCAACGTCTCGCCTTCGCCGGGTCGGCGTACGTCGGGGTGTTCGCCCGCGCGACCGACTCGTGCGTGCTCGTTCGCCCCGACCTCGACGACGACGTCGTCGCCGACCTGACCGACGAACTCGGCGTGCCGGCGATCGAAACGACCGTCGGCGGTTCGTCGACGGTCGGTGCCCTAGCGACGGGGAACGAGAACGGCCTGCTGGTCAGTTCGCGCGTCCTCGAGACCGAGCGCGATCGACTCGCAGAGGACGTCGACGTCCCCGTCGCGGAACTGCCGGGAAACATCAACGCCGCCGGCAACGTCGTGCTTGCCAACGACTACGGCGCGTACGTCCATCCCGACCTCCCGCGGGAGGCGATTCAGATCGTGACGGACACCCTCGAGGTTCCCGTCGAGCGCGGCGACCTCGCGGGGGTCCGGACGGTCGGCACGGCCGCGGTCGCGACGAACGCGGGCGTGCTCTGCCACCCGAAGGCCACCGACGAGGAACTGGACGTTCTGGAGGAGACACTCGACGTCCGGGCCGACGTCGGCACGGTCAACTACGGCGCGCCGCTGGTCGGGTCGGGCCTGATCGCGAACGAGAACGGCTACGTCGTCGGCGAGGACACGACGGGGCCGGAACTCGGCCGGATCGAGGACGCGCTGGGCTACCTGGACTGA
- the pfdA gene encoding prefoldin subunit alpha has product MSSQQQLQQLSQELQEIQEQIEALQQSVEGIQQEKTEVDEAIEALETLESGSTVQVPLGGGAYLRAEIQDIDEAIVDLGADYAAEFEQDDAVDALENKKDHLDDRIDEITSEISELETESDQLEQQAQQLQQQAMQQQMQQMGGQGQGPDE; this is encoded by the coding sequence ATGAGCAGTCAACAGCAGCTCCAGCAGCTCTCCCAGGAACTCCAGGAGATCCAGGAACAGATCGAGGCGCTCCAGCAGTCGGTCGAGGGCATCCAGCAGGAGAAGACCGAGGTCGACGAGGCCATCGAGGCCCTCGAGACGCTCGAGTCGGGCTCGACCGTGCAGGTGCCCCTCGGCGGCGGCGCGTACCTCCGCGCGGAGATCCAGGACATCGACGAGGCGATCGTCGACCTCGGCGCCGACTACGCCGCGGAGTTCGAACAGGACGACGCCGTCGACGCCCTCGAGAACAAGAAAGACCACCTCGACGATCGGATCGACGAGATCACGTCGGAGATTTCGGAACTCGAGACCGAGAGCGACCAGCTCGAACAGCAGGCCCAGCAGCTCCAGCAGCAGGCGATGCAACAGCAGATGCAACAGATGGGCGGTCAGGGCCAGGGCCCCGACGAATAG
- a CDS encoding DUF424 domain-containing protein, whose amino-acid sequence MIVNERETQEGLLVAVCDEDVLGETFAEGEISLTVTEEFYGGDPVDEGAVVDSLARASVANIVGTRAVELAIEEGFVDEANVLDVGATRHAQLLRMD is encoded by the coding sequence ATGATCGTCAACGAACGCGAGACGCAGGAAGGGTTACTGGTCGCGGTCTGTGACGAGGACGTCCTCGGCGAGACGTTCGCCGAGGGAGAGATCTCGCTGACCGTCACCGAGGAGTTCTACGGCGGCGATCCGGTCGACGAGGGGGCCGTCGTCGACAGCCTCGCGCGGGCCTCCGTCGCCAACATCGTCGGCACCCGCGCAGTGGAACTCGCGATCGAGGAGGGGTTCGTCGACGAGGCGAACGTCCTCGACGTGGGCGCGACGCGACACGCCCAGTTGCTGAGGATGGACTAG
- a CDS encoding CoA transferase subunit A, giving the protein MADGSAAVTDMETAIDRSVSDGDSVYLAGFTHLIPFAAGHEIVRQEYTDLNLIRATPDLIYDQLIAAGCASTVTFSWAGNPGVGGLRAFRRAVEDDVPHPIEIDEYTHFGLTARLAAGARGLPFMPVRTFVGSDLPEHNDHIRRVEDPFGDDEIYAVPPLCPDVAVVRAQRSDASGNAHVWGIQGEIPEVAFAADTVVLSVEEVVDEQVIRSDPNRTVVPASVVDYVVEEPYGSHPSYAQGYYDRDNDAYLEWDEVSESQASIEAWLDEWVHGVADRREYLEKLDSDRLLDLEPTTEYATPIDMGGY; this is encoded by the coding sequence ATGGCTGACGGATCGGCGGCGGTGACGGACATGGAGACCGCGATCGACCGATCCGTAAGCGACGGCGATTCGGTGTATCTCGCGGGGTTTACCCACCTGATCCCGTTCGCGGCCGGTCACGAAATCGTCCGACAGGAGTACACCGATCTGAACCTGATCCGGGCGACGCCGGACCTGATCTACGATCAACTGATCGCCGCAGGCTGTGCGTCGACGGTGACGTTCTCATGGGCCGGGAATCCGGGCGTCGGAGGCCTCCGCGCATTTCGCCGGGCGGTCGAAGACGACGTTCCGCATCCGATCGAGATCGACGAGTACACGCACTTCGGACTGACGGCACGGCTCGCGGCCGGCGCGCGCGGGTTGCCGTTCATGCCGGTCCGGACGTTCGTGGGTTCGGATCTGCCCGAACACAACGATCACATCCGCCGGGTCGAGGACCCCTTCGGCGACGACGAAATCTACGCCGTACCGCCGCTGTGTCCGGACGTCGCGGTCGTCCGGGCCCAGCGAAGCGACGCGAGCGGTAACGCACACGTCTGGGGGATCCAGGGCGAGATTCCCGAGGTCGCGTTCGCCGCGGATACCGTCGTCCTGAGCGTCGAGGAGGTCGTCGACGAGCAGGTCATCCGGAGCGATCCGAACCGGACCGTCGTCCCTGCCTCGGTCGTCGACTACGTCGTCGAGGAACCGTACGGTTCCCACCCCTCCTACGCACAGGGGTACTACGATCGGGACAACGACGCCTACCTCGAGTGGGACGAGGTCTCGGAGTCGCAGGCCAGCATCGAGGCGTGGCTCGACGAGTGGGTCCACGGCGTGGCCGATCGCCGCGAGTACCTCGAGAAACTCGACAGCGATCGACTGCTCGACCTGGAACCGACCACCGAGTACGCGACGCCGATCGACATGGGGGGCTACTGA
- a CDS encoding 50S ribosomal protein L39e has protein sequence MGKKSKGKKKRLAKLENQNSRVPAWVMMKTDMEVQRNPKRRNWRRSDTDE, from the coding sequence ATGGGTAAGAAATCGAAGGGCAAGAAGAAGCGTCTTGCCAAACTCGAGAACCAGAACAGCCGCGTTCCGGCCTGGGTCATGATGAAGACCGACATGGAAGTCCAGCGGAACCCGAAGCGACGCAACTGGCGGCGCAGCGACACTGACGAGTAA
- the thpR gene encoding RNA 2',3'-cyclic phosphodiesterase produces MRLFVSVDLSDEFADPIADLQDALADASGLNFTDPEQAHVTLKFLGDLDEDRLPELEDELAAAVADADVDPFTARYGGLGVFPSLDYISVVWFGVEAGGEELTRLHEAIEERTTAMGFDAESHDFTPHVTLARMEHAGGKEHVQEIVQERDPTIGECRVEEVRLTESTLTSDGPVYSTVESFPLG; encoded by the coding sequence ATGCGACTGTTCGTCAGCGTCGACCTGTCCGACGAGTTCGCGGACCCGATCGCCGACCTGCAGGACGCCCTCGCGGACGCGAGCGGCCTCAACTTCACCGATCCCGAACAGGCCCACGTCACGCTGAAGTTCCTCGGGGACCTCGACGAGGACCGTCTCCCCGAACTCGAGGACGAACTCGCCGCCGCGGTCGCGGATGCCGACGTCGACCCCTTCACCGCCCGTTACGGCGGTCTCGGTGTCTTCCCCTCGCTCGACTACATCAGCGTCGTCTGGTTCGGCGTCGAAGCGGGCGGCGAGGAACTGACCCGTCTCCACGAGGCGATCGAGGAGCGGACGACCGCGATGGGGTTCGACGCCGAGAGTCACGACTTCACGCCCCACGTCACGCTCGCGCGGATGGAACACGCCGGCGGGAAGGAGCACGTGCAGGAGATCGTCCAGGAGCGCGACCCGACGATCGGCGAGTGCCGCGTCGAAGAGGTCCGACTCACCGAGAGCACACTCACCTCGGACGGCCCGGTTTACTCGACGGTCGAGTCGTTCCCGCTCGGGTGA